One window of the Bacteroidota bacterium genome contains the following:
- a CDS encoding T9SS type A sorting domain-containing protein, with protein sequence MKRALLLFLLLSLFCFGYSQSSCFSIDIGSDTTLPCGSNCVSLSVSGAIPRATDSYSVSQIAYQPFPYDTGTEVLINIDDWWSSTIPISFPFCFFDKTYTHLLVSSNGAISFDTSYANQYATYVINDSVPSSGIPEGYRNSVMGPFQDIDPHYQGHYYHNVIGTAPCRKFVFSCFDIPYFGDPNSGTNGFCSSAMFATNQIVLHEGTNIIDINIANKDTCPNWNGGVAIEGIIGQNGTKGYAVPGRNYPSSWTAQNDAWRFAPAGNYSGTISWYQNDVIMSGSGPFTLCSLPPQTKFSVQGTFLTCTGDQIVLEDSFKVTLSGTLTIGPDSLKHVSCYGGSNGGVKMKLEGGIPPVAYGWNTGDTSLQLQNLMSGIYIFTATDGSACVLSKTVVIEEPDSMRVYMSKTNTLPGLSTGSISVDSIHGGTPPYNISINYCFQCPNPFEDLPSGTYTIVIADSIGCIKSTTITLSEISGIEDLDDEAISIYPNPSSMNNIKLSITNELVGSLMEVYDVNGMQVFQTTINQQQTTISPALSAGVYFIRIHSERASVVKRWVRL encoded by the coding sequence ATGAAAAGAGCGCTACTTCTATTTCTCCTGTTAAGTTTATTTTGCTTTGGCTATTCGCAATCATCTTGCTTTTCTATAGATATAGGAAGTGATACTACGTTGCCTTGTGGAAGCAATTGTGTCTCACTTTCAGTGTCAGGGGCTATTCCGCGCGCTACAGATTCATACTCGGTAAGTCAAATCGCCTATCAACCATTTCCTTATGACACAGGCACAGAAGTTTTGATCAATATTGACGACTGGTGGTCTTCCACCATTCCGATTTCTTTTCCTTTCTGCTTTTTTGATAAAACCTATACTCATCTTCTAGTAAGTTCAAATGGGGCTATCTCTTTTGACACTTCGTATGCCAACCAGTATGCAACCTACGTGATAAATGACTCAGTTCCTTCATCAGGTATCCCAGAAGGCTACCGAAATTCTGTCATGGGGCCTTTTCAGGATATAGATCCGCACTATCAGGGTCATTATTACCACAACGTTATTGGCACCGCGCCTTGTAGGAAGTTTGTGTTTTCATGTTTCGATATCCCCTATTTCGGAGATCCGAATAGCGGGACCAATGGATTTTGTTCCAGCGCTATGTTTGCAACGAATCAAATCGTGTTGCATGAGGGAACTAATATCATTGATATAAACATTGCAAATAAGGACACTTGTCCAAATTGGAATGGAGGGGTCGCAATAGAAGGCATAATCGGGCAGAATGGTACAAAAGGATACGCTGTTCCGGGCAGGAACTATCCGTCTTCCTGGACCGCCCAAAATGATGCGTGGCGCTTTGCCCCGGCAGGTAATTATTCAGGCACCATATCGTGGTATCAGAACGATGTTATTATGAGTGGCAGCGGTCCTTTTACGCTGTGTTCACTACCTCCACAAACAAAATTTTCCGTTCAGGGTACTTTTCTTACTTGTACGGGCGATCAGATTGTTTTAGAAGATTCTTTCAAGGTTACATTGTCTGGAACGCTAACCATCGGGCCCGATAGTTTAAAGCATGTGTCCTGTTATGGGGGAAGCAACGGAGGAGTAAAAATGAAATTGGAAGGTGGCATCCCACCGGTTGCGTATGGATGGAATACCGGAGATACTTCACTACAGCTTCAAAACCTTATGTCGGGCATTTACATTTTTACGGCCACCGACGGAAGTGCTTGTGTACTGAGCAAGACAGTAGTGATTGAAGAACCGGATTCTATGAGGGTCTATATGTCTAAAACAAACACTTTGCCTGGGCTGTCAACCGGAAGCATTTCGGTGGATAGTATTCATGGGGGCACTCCACCCTATAATATCAGCATTAATTATTGTTTTCAATGTCCGAATCCTTTTGAGGATTTGCCTTCGGGAACTTATACCATTGTAATAGCTGATAGTATTGGATGCATAAAATCAACCACAATAACCCTTTCCGAAATATCAGGGATTGAAGATTTGGACGATGAAGCTATCAGCATCTACCCCAATCCATCTTCCATGAATAATATCAAATTATCAATTACCAATGAGCTTGTTGGAAGTTTGATGGAAGTGTATGATGTGAATGGAATGCAGGTGTTTCAAACAACAATCAACCAACAACAAACAACGATCTCTCCGGCCTTATCTGCCGGAGTGTATTTCATCCGTATTCATTCCGAAAGAGCGAGCGTGGTGAAGCGGTGGGTGAGGCTTTGA
- a CDS encoding competence/damage-inducible protein A, whose protein sequence is MKATVITIGDEILIGQIVDTNSAWIGQRFNELGVKIHEIISCGDNKEQIIDALNRARRSSQLVLMTGGLGPTRDDITKDTLVEYFDTELVLDNDLWEQIKEIFAKRGKQVLELNRSQAMIPKNCTMLPNQKGTAPGMWFEQDGVIFLSVPGVPHEMKHVMENQVFPRLKERFSFPSIAHASIMTAGAGESILADMLTEFEDQLPTHIKLAYLPNLGVVRLRLSAFGGTIDLKQEVQEQKEKMKAALGSLVYCDGEESLEVTMGKMLLNEKATVSCAESCTGGYVSHLFTSVPGSSKYFEGGVVSYSYEVKEKLLGVKNATLNSVGAVSEECVREMLTGILKATGTTYGISISGIAGPDGGTADKPVGTVWIAVGNKDRMVAKMFHYFPARAENIRMFSYAALNMLRLFMMEKLK, encoded by the coding sequence ATGAAAGCAACCGTGATAACTATTGGCGATGAAATCCTCATCGGTCAGATTGTAGATACCAACAGCGCCTGGATTGGGCAACGATTTAATGAACTGGGAGTGAAGATCCATGAAATCATATCCTGCGGCGATAACAAGGAACAAATTATAGATGCGCTGAACCGCGCCAGGCGCTCTTCACAACTCGTTCTAATGACCGGCGGTCTGGGCCCCACGCGCGATGATATTACCAAGGACACTTTGGTGGAATACTTCGATACAGAACTGGTGTTGGATAATGATTTGTGGGAGCAGATAAAAGAAATCTTCGCGAAGCGAGGTAAACAGGTTTTGGAACTGAACCGTTCGCAGGCCATGATTCCCAAAAACTGCACCATGCTCCCCAACCAGAAAGGAACGGCACCGGGCATGTGGTTTGAACAGGATGGTGTGATTTTCTTGTCTGTACCCGGCGTGCCTCACGAGATGAAGCACGTCATGGAAAACCAGGTGTTTCCACGATTGAAGGAACGATTTTCGTTTCCCAGCATTGCCCATGCTTCTATTATGACCGCCGGTGCCGGCGAATCCATTCTGGCAGATATGCTGACAGAGTTTGAGGATCAACTTCCAACGCATATCAAACTCGCCTATCTTCCCAATCTGGGCGTTGTGCGACTTCGTTTATCTGCCTTTGGAGGAACAATTGATTTGAAGCAAGAAGTGCAGGAGCAGAAAGAAAAGATGAAGGCCGCCTTGGGCAGTCTGGTCTATTGCGATGGGGAAGAATCATTAGAAGTTACGATGGGCAAGATGCTGTTAAACGAAAAAGCTACCGTTTCCTGTGCCGAAAGTTGCACCGGTGGCTATGTGTCGCATCTGTTTACCTCTGTGCCCGGCAGTTCCAAATATTTTGAAGGCGGCGTGGTCTCCTACTCTTATGAGGTGAAAGAAAAACTGTTGGGGGTGAAAAACGCTACGCTGAATTCGGTGGGTGCTGTCAGCGAAGAGTGTGTGCGCGAAATGCTGACCGGAATATTAAAGGCCACCGGCACCACTTATGGTATTTCTATCAGCGGCATCGCCGGGCCGGATGGCGGAACCGCCGACAAACCCGTAGGTACAGTTTGGATAGCCGTTGGAAATAAAGATAGAATGGTGGCCAAGATGTTCCACTATTTCCCCGCCCGCGCGGAAAACATCCGTATGTTTAGCTACGCAGCACTCAATATGTTGCGCTTGTTTATGATGGAGAAGTTGAAATGA
- a CDS encoding addiction module protein: MKKEYKNLSIEEKLTLVEELWEDITDNLPSGLTDEQKQMLDEREKQLMDKSVKLLTWEEVKRKLKHKRQA; this comes from the coding sequence CTGAAAAAAGAATACAAAAACCTGAGCATAGAAGAAAAGCTAACCTTAGTAGAAGAATTATGGGAAGACATCACGGACAACTTGCCTTCAGGGTTGACTGATGAACAAAAACAGATGTTAGATGAGCGGGAAAAACAATTGATGGATAAATCAGTGAAACTGCTGACATGGGAGGAAGTGAAAAGAAAGTTAAAACATAAAAGACAGGCATGA
- a CDS encoding type II toxin-antitoxin system RelE/ParE family toxin produces the protein MKRILLLPEAYLDLEEAKNYYDEQKEGLGTEFILAVQNSLHEISIHPLQFQVIYKNDRKCNLHRFPYAVIYKVRKNDIAMKAVAHLMRHPRS, from the coding sequence ATGAAAAGGATCTTGCTTTTGCCTGAAGCCTACCTTGATTTAGAAGAAGCAAAGAACTATTATGACGAGCAAAAAGAAGGATTGGGAACCGAATTTATATTGGCGGTACAGAATAGTCTCCATGAAATTTCTATTCACCCACTTCAATTTCAGGTAATTTATAAAAACGACAGGAAATGTAATCTCCATCGTTTTCCTTATGCCGTGATATATAAAGTTAGAAAAAATGATATCGCTATGAAGGCAGTGGCTCATTTAATGCGACATCCGAGGTCATGA
- a CDS encoding 2-oxo acid dehydrogenase subunit E2: protein MAQFELIMPKMGESITEATILKWLKKEGDSVKLDEAVLEIATDKVDSEVPSPVAGTISKLLYKEGDVVAVGKAVAMMETEAVGVQSSNPVVASSKPEATSVKSEVRNPKSETYTTPVNVSSDRFYSPLVLNIARQEGISMSELERLPGTGAEGRVTKKDILTFVQNPTDQPQVQEAAVQQASVVEQPKIESTPVVAAKSYSGNVEIIEMDRMRKLIAENMVRSKQTSAHVTSFVEADVTNVVLWRNKMKKKFHDIYKENLTFTPIFIEAVCRAIRDLPMINCSIDGTNIVLKKDINIGMAAALPSGNLIVPVIKNADMLNITGIARQVNDLAARARINKLKPHEIEGGTYTLTNVGTFGNVMGTPVILQPQVAIMATGAIKKKPVVIETPEGDTIGIRHMMFLSHSYDHRIVDGALGGTFVRRVADYLEKWDVNRDI from the coding sequence ATGGCGCAGTTTGAATTAATCATGCCTAAGATGGGTGAAAGTATCACCGAGGCAACTATTTTGAAATGGCTAAAGAAAGAAGGCGACAGCGTGAAGCTGGATGAGGCCGTTCTGGAAATAGCCACCGATAAGGTGGATTCTGAGGTACCTTCGCCGGTAGCGGGAACAATTTCTAAGTTACTATATAAAGAAGGCGACGTGGTAGCCGTAGGCAAAGCAGTAGCCATGATGGAGACCGAAGCCGTTGGCGTGCAAAGCTCCAACCCTGTTGTTGCATCTTCAAAACCGGAAGCAACATCGGTAAAGTCTGAAGTCCGAAATCCGAAATCCGAGACCTATACCACTCCTGTCAATGTGTCTTCTGACCGTTTCTATTCTCCATTAGTTTTAAATATTGCGCGACAGGAGGGAATTTCGATGTCAGAACTAGAACGCCTACCCGGCACCGGTGCCGAAGGACGGGTGACGAAGAAGGATATACTGACTTTTGTTCAGAATCCTACAGATCAACCTCAAGTCCAAGAAGCAGCGGTTCAGCAAGCATCTGTTGTGGAACAACCTAAGATTGAAAGCACTCCTGTTGTTGCTGCCAAATCCTACAGCGGCAACGTAGAAATCATCGAGATGGATCGCATGCGCAAACTCATCGCCGAAAATATGGTGAGGAGCAAGCAAACTTCGGCTCACGTCACCTCTTTTGTAGAAGCCGATGTGACCAATGTGGTTTTATGGAGAAACAAGATGAAGAAGAAGTTCCACGACATCTACAAAGAGAACCTGACCTTCACTCCTATCTTCATTGAGGCAGTTTGTCGCGCTATCCGCGATCTCCCTATGATTAACTGCTCGATAGACGGAACTAATATTGTTCTAAAAAAAGACATCAATATCGGTATGGCGGCGGCCCTGCCTTCCGGCAATTTGATTGTGCCGGTTATCAAGAATGCCGATATGCTGAATATCACGGGCATCGCGCGTCAGGTGAACGACCTCGCCGCCCGCGCCCGAATCAACAAGTTGAAACCTCATGAAATTGAAGGGGGGACTTACACCCTTACTAATGTGGGCACCTTTGGCAATGTGATGGGCACGCCGGTTATTCTGCAACCACAGGTGGCTATCATGGCAACCGGAGCGATTAAAAAGAAACCGGTGGTGATTGAAACCCCCGAAGGCGATACCATCGGTATTCGCCACATGATGTTTCTATCTCACTCTTACGACCACCGAATCGTGGATGGCGCGCTTGGCGGCACCTTCGTGCGAAGGGTGGCTGATTATTTAGAGAAATGGGATGTGAACCGAGATATCTAG
- the secG gene encoding preprotein translocase subunit SecG — MYILVTILIIVACILLTAVVLIQNPKGGGLSSSFGGVSQQLLGARRSTDVVEKLTWGFAIALMVLCLSTTFFIDKKAVLKKEQLPKSEIEQMQMSQPFAPTATPPAGQGSVQPSGQPSTPPSQEPTGQAPAN, encoded by the coding sequence ATGTATATCCTCGTCACCATCCTTATTATTGTTGCTTGTATCCTTTTAACTGCCGTGGTTTTGATTCAGAACCCCAAAGGTGGAGGCTTAAGTTCTTCATTCGGTGGAGTTAGTCAGCAATTGCTGGGCGCACGTCGTTCTACCGATGTTGTAGAAAAACTAACATGGGGTTTTGCTATTGCTCTTATGGTACTTTGTCTATCCACCACTTTCTTCATTGATAAGAAAGCGGTATTGAAAAAGGAACAACTTCCAAAGTCTGAGATTGAGCAGATGCAAATGAGTCAGCCATTTGCTCCAACAGCGACACCACCAGCCGGACAAGGTTCTGTTCAGCCAAGTGGTCAGCCATCTACTCCGCCTAGCCAAGAGCCGACTGGCCAGGCTCCGGCCAATTAG
- a CDS encoding LptE family protein, whose translation MKCNRLLLGLFVVSVITLSEGCKVYSFSGANIPPDIRTFSVEMFQNRSNNGPASLPQLFTDRLKYKFQTEANLKLTSIDGDLQFKGAIVGYTFSSDAPIAGATSGLNKLTISVQVEFVNTKDAKDTWTENFSRFAQYSSSENISSIEDQLISTINTQLVDDIFQKALVKW comes from the coding sequence ATGAAGTGCAATCGTTTGCTTTTGGGCCTTTTCGTGGTTTCAGTCATTACGCTATCGGAAGGTTGTAAAGTGTATTCATTTAGCGGAGCCAATATCCCACCAGATATACGAACCTTCTCTGTGGAGATGTTTCAGAACAGATCGAATAACGGCCCGGCTTCTTTGCCTCAATTGTTCACCGATCGGTTGAAGTATAAATTTCAAACAGAGGCCAATTTAAAACTGACCTCTATAGATGGCGATCTGCAATTCAAGGGAGCTATTGTAGGCTATACGTTTTCGAGCGATGCGCCTATAGCCGGAGCGACCAGTGGATTAAATAAGCTGACTATTTCAGTCCAGGTAGAGTTTGTCAATACTAAGGATGCAAAAGATACTTGGACCGAGAACTTTTCTCGTTTTGCGCAATATTCATCTTCCGAAAATATTAGTTCGATAGAAGACCAGTTGATCTCTACGATTAACACACAATTGGTGGACGATATTTTTCAAAAAGCCTTAGTGAAGTGGTAA
- a CDS encoding sigma-54-dependent Fis family transcriptional regulator: protein MEIQSIKNRFGIIGNSSALNHAISIAEKVAATDLTVLISGESGVGKEIFSHIIHQLGARKHNPFIAVNCGAIPEGTIDSELFGHEKGSFTGAQEARKGYFETVNGGTIFLDEIAELPHGTQSRLLRVLESGEYLRVGSSKVLKTDVRVVAASNVNLQEAVRAGKFREDLYYRLSTVPIYIPPLRSRDEDILLLFRKFTSDFSEKNRIPTIKLTEDAKELILKYPWPGNVRQLKNVAEQISILAADKDVSAKELVKIVPDITDSRLPALAETRYDSGGSSFTEREILYKLIFDLKTDLNDLKQFVYNVTKEQMDGVTMRQTPSTVSATVGEKPIVLSASATKQPVIYTDEKEYTDTETVDESLSIDDNMKQLIIRAMKKHKNKRKDAAADLGISERTLYRKIKDYKLDLE from the coding sequence ATGGAAATACAAAGCATTAAAAACAGGTTTGGTATCATCGGCAATTCATCGGCGCTTAATCATGCCATCAGTATTGCAGAAAAGGTGGCCGCTACGGACCTCACCGTCCTAATCAGCGGCGAAAGCGGCGTAGGGAAAGAGATTTTCTCACACATCATTCATCAGTTGGGTGCCCGAAAGCATAACCCTTTTATTGCCGTCAACTGTGGCGCTATTCCCGAAGGTACGATTGATTCAGAATTGTTTGGTCATGAGAAAGGCTCCTTCACAGGCGCTCAGGAGGCGCGCAAAGGATATTTTGAAACCGTGAACGGCGGCACTATTTTTCTGGATGAAATAGCTGAACTGCCTCATGGCACCCAATCTCGTTTGCTGCGGGTGTTGGAATCGGGAGAGTATCTTCGGGTGGGCTCTTCCAAAGTATTAAAGACGGATGTGCGTGTGGTGGCGGCTTCCAACGTCAACCTGCAGGAGGCCGTTCGCGCTGGAAAGTTTCGCGAAGATTTATATTACCGGCTCTCTACGGTTCCTATTTACATTCCGCCTCTCCGCAGCCGCGATGAAGACATATTGTTGTTGTTCCGAAAATTCACTTCTGACTTTTCTGAAAAGAACCGGATACCTACAATCAAACTGACCGAAGATGCCAAGGAATTGATCTTGAAATATCCTTGGCCCGGAAACGTGCGACAGTTGAAGAATGTGGCCGAGCAGATATCCATTCTGGCAGCAGACAAAGATGTGAGCGCTAAAGAATTGGTAAAGATAGTTCCGGATATTACCGATAGTCGCTTACCGGCATTGGCAGAAACACGCTATGATAGCGGCGGAAGTAGTTTCACGGAGAGAGAGATACTATACAAACTGATTTTTGATTTGAAAACGGATTTGAACGATCTGAAACAATTTGTTTACAACGTGACCAAAGAGCAGATGGACGGAGTTACCATGCGTCAAACCCCCTCTACTGTTTCAGCAACAGTGGGAGAGAAGCCAATCGTATTGTCCGCTTCAGCAACGAAACAACCGGTAATCTACACGGATGAAAAAGAATATACGGACACCGAAACGGTAGATGAATCATTATCTATTGATGATAATATGAAACAACTAATTATCCGGGCGATGAAAAAACATAAGAACAAAAGGAAAGATGCAGCGGCAGATTTAGGAATATCCGAGCGCACGCTTTACCGAAAGATCAAGGACTATAAACTAGATCTGGAATAA
- the miaB gene encoding tRNA (N6-isopentenyl adenosine(37)-C2)-methylthiotransferase MiaB — protein sequence MDEERQGEALSLNRTATTPRNGKKFYIESYGCQMNFADSEVVAAILHQEGYDATSEFNDADLILINTCAIRDNAEQRVRYRLQHLGGVKKRRKGALIGVLGCMAERLKEKFLEEEKLIDIVAGPDAYRSLPALIQEAGAGQKAVNVLLSREETYAEISPVRLHNNGVTAFVSIMRGCDNMCSFCVVPFTRGRERSRDYRSILAEARDLFQNGYREITLLGQNVDSYRFSENPQLVGKKLQEAKYEEGVVNFAKLMEMVAQISPLLRVRFSTSHPKDMTDDVLHTMAKYPNICKYIHLPVQSGNSRVLEMMNRTYDREWYLQRIEAVKRIVPQAAISTDLIAGFCSETEEEHRDTLRLMEQVGYSMAYMFTYSERPGTLAAKKYTDDVPEETKKRRLQEIVDLHRKLALIHNQQDVGKTFEVLVEGVSARSDQDLFGRNSQNKVIVFPKGDLKPGGYVNVFVNDCTSGTLTGQVVN from the coding sequence ATGGATGAAGAGCGTCAAGGCGAAGCGCTGAGCCTGAATCGCACGGCTACCACACCCAGAAACGGGAAGAAGTTTTATATCGAAAGTTATGGATGCCAGATGAACTTTGCCGATAGCGAAGTAGTGGCCGCCATCTTGCATCAAGAGGGCTATGATGCCACCTCCGAGTTTAACGATGCCGATTTGATTTTGATAAACACCTGTGCCATTCGCGACAACGCCGAGCAGCGGGTTCGCTACCGGCTCCAACATCTGGGCGGAGTGAAGAAACGTCGCAAGGGAGCGCTGATCGGCGTGCTGGGCTGCATGGCTGAAAGGTTGAAAGAGAAATTTCTAGAAGAAGAAAAACTAATAGACATTGTGGCCGGGCCAGATGCCTATCGGTCTTTGCCCGCCTTGATTCAGGAAGCCGGTGCCGGTCAAAAGGCGGTAAACGTACTGCTCTCGCGCGAAGAGACCTATGCCGAAATCAGTCCGGTGCGGCTCCATAATAATGGCGTAACGGCCTTCGTCAGCATTATGCGCGGTTGCGACAATATGTGTTCCTTCTGCGTCGTCCCATTTACCAGAGGCAGAGAGCGCAGCCGCGACTACCGGAGTATTCTGGCCGAAGCCCGCGATTTATTTCAAAATGGTTATCGCGAAATCACTTTGTTAGGCCAGAACGTAGATTCATATCGGTTTTCTGAAAACCCCCAACTGGTAGGCAAGAAATTGCAGGAAGCGAAGTATGAGGAAGGTGTTGTCAATTTTGCCAAGTTGATGGAAATGGTGGCTCAGATTTCGCCGCTCCTGCGCGTCCGCTTCAGCACCTCGCACCCCAAAGACATGACCGATGATGTGTTGCATACAATGGCGAAGTATCCCAACATCTGCAAGTATATTCACCTGCCGGTTCAATCGGGCAATTCACGCGTACTGGAAATGATGAATCGTACCTACGACCGCGAATGGTATTTGCAACGCATCGAAGCGGTGAAGCGCATCGTCCCTCAAGCAGCTATCTCTACCGACCTCATCGCCGGCTTCTGCTCCGAAACCGAAGAAGAACACCGCGACACGCTCCGCTTGATGGAACAAGTTGGTTATTCAATGGCCTATATGTTTACCTATTCAGAAAGACCAGGCACCTTGGCCGCAAAAAAATATACAGACGACGTTCCGGAAGAAACGAAGAAGCGGCGCTTGCAAGAGATAGTAGATCTGCATCGCAAGTTGGCGCTGATTCATAATCAGCAGGACGTAGGGAAAACCTTTGAGGTGCTGGTAGAAGGAGTATCAGCGAGAAGCGATCAAGATTTGTTTGGTAGGAACTCTCAGAACAAGGTCATCGTTTTTCCGAAAGGAGATCTGAAACCGGGTGGCTATGTGAATGTATTTGTTAATGACTGCACATCAGGCACCTTAACCGGGCAAGTGGTTAATTGA
- the floA gene encoding flotillin-like protein FloA (flotillin-like protein involved in membrane lipid rafts) has translation MELPVYVLAGIIIFAILILFWLLPIPLWLSAKFANVHVSLVQLLFMRFRRVPPSLIVNAMVTATKAGIPIERDLLEAHFLAGGNINKVVRALISADKANIELDFKAATAIDLAGRDVFEAVQLSVNPKVIESPAVTAVAKDGIQLITKARVTVRANIKQLVGGAGEETILARVGEGIVTSIGSATSHKSVMENPDTISKVVLAKGLDSGTAFEILSIDIMDIDIGKNIGASLQMDQANADKNIAQARAEERRAMAIALEQEMKAKAQEARAKVIEAEALIPMAMAEAFRSGNLGIMDYYKMQNIQADTTMRDNIAKGPGDKK, from the coding sequence ATGGAATTACCGGTATATGTCCTAGCGGGCATCATCATCTTTGCCATTCTTATTTTGTTTTGGCTGTTGCCTATTCCACTGTGGCTCTCGGCCAAATTTGCGAATGTGCATGTCAGTTTGGTGCAGCTTCTTTTTATGCGCTTTCGCCGCGTGCCGCCCTCTCTCATTGTCAATGCGATGGTTACGGCGACCAAAGCTGGCATCCCGATTGAGAGAGATTTGCTTGAAGCACATTTTCTAGCGGGTGGTAATATCAATAAGGTAGTCCGCGCGCTGATCAGTGCCGATAAAGCGAATATTGAGTTGGATTTCAAAGCAGCGACGGCGATTGATTTGGCCGGTCGTGATGTGTTTGAAGCTGTTCAACTTTCTGTTAATCCTAAAGTGATTGAAAGCCCTGCGGTGACTGCGGTAGCAAAAGATGGTATTCAGTTGATTACCAAAGCTCGGGTTACGGTCCGCGCCAATATCAAGCAGTTGGTAGGTGGTGCCGGCGAAGAAACTATTTTAGCGCGGGTCGGTGAAGGAATCGTTACCTCTATCGGTTCAGCTACTTCCCACAAGTCGGTGATGGAAAATCCTGATACGATTTCAAAAGTCGTGTTGGCCAAAGGTCTGGATTCTGGAACGGCCTTTGAAATTCTTTCGATTGACATTATGGATATTGACATCGGCAAAAACATCGGTGCCAGTTTGCAGATGGATCAGGCGAACGCCGACAAAAATATTGCACAGGCAAGAGCCGAAGAACGTCGTGCGATGGCCATAGCCTTGGAGCAGGAAATGAAAGCCAAGGCACAGGAAGCCAGAGCAAAAGTGATTGAAGCTGAAGCTCTAATTCCGATGGCGATGGCCGAAGCTTTCCGCAGTGGAAATCTGGGCATTATGGATTATTATAAGATGCAGAATATTCAGGCCGACACGACGATGAGAGATAATATCGCCAAAGGACCTGGTGATAAGAAATAA
- a CDS encoding acyl-CoA-binding protein, which yields MELKEQFQSAQERVKSLTQKPANDELLELYALYKQATEGDNTGEEPNAFDFKAKFKWNTWNSKKGLSSEDAMQQYVALVETLIGKYSNS from the coding sequence ATGGAATTAAAAGAACAATTTCAGTCTGCGCAAGAGCGTGTAAAGTCTCTTACTCAGAAACCAGCTAACGATGAATTGCTAGAGCTTTATGCGCTATACAAGCAAGCCACCGAAGGCGATAACACGGGAGAAGAACCTAATGCTTTTGATTTTAAGGCAAAATTCAAATGGAACACTTGGAACTCCAAAAAAGGACTGAGCAGTGAAGATGCCATGCAGCAGTATGTGGCGCTAGTTGAAACGCTCATCGGTAAATATAGTAATTCTTAA
- a CDS encoding OsmC family protein, with translation MAAVQEIEVKWKGDLKFDALQNGRTIAIDGDARDSSTGVRPKALILTSLAGCTGIDVVDILNKMRVGFTDFSMKVGGEMTEQHPRTYHTVRLIYSIRLNNSDDQDKFRKAVNLSQDKYCGVSAMVRAFAKLEVEIVYL, from the coding sequence ATGGCTGCTGTACAGGAAATTGAAGTGAAATGGAAAGGCGATTTGAAGTTTGATGCCTTGCAAAACGGCAGGACTATTGCCATTGATGGCGATGCACGCGATAGTTCTACCGGTGTTCGTCCCAAGGCCCTGATTCTCACTTCTCTGGCCGGTTGCACCGGTATAGATGTGGTAGATATTCTGAACAAAATGCGCGTGGGTTTCACAGACTTCAGCATGAAGGTGGGCGGAGAGATGACCGAGCAACATCCGAGAACCTACCACACAGTCCGCCTTATATATTCCATTCGCCTGAATAATTCCGATGACCAGGATAAGTTCCGGAAAGCCGTCAATCTTTCGCAAGACAAATATTGTGGTGTCAGCGCTATGGTTCGCGCATTTGCCAAACTGGAGGTTGAGATAGTTTATCTCTAA
- a CDS encoding SRPBCC domain-containing protein, whose translation MKTKNIQQTVSFKASPKEVYEMIMDTKKHGAITGGKIKMSRKPGGKFDIFDGYCHGYNIELEEGKKIVQAWHFAEDGWPDDHFSACTFVFEKSPSGTKLTFTQTDIPEHKAAALADGWKQYYWEPMKAYLKK comes from the coding sequence ATGAAGACAAAAAATATTCAACAAACCGTTTCTTTCAAAGCTTCGCCAAAGGAAGTTTATGAAATGATTATGGATACTAAAAAACATGGAGCAATCACCGGAGGAAAGATTAAGATGAGCAGAAAACCGGGCGGTAAGTTTGACATATTTGATGGCTACTGTCATGGCTATAATATAGAATTGGAAGAAGGGAAGAAGATTGTGCAGGCCTGGCACTTTGCAGAGGACGGATGGCCCGATGATCATTTCTCTGCTTGCACTTTTGTTTTTGAAAAATCACCTTCAGGTACTAAATTAACTTTCACCCAAACTGATATACCTGAACACAAAGCGGCAGCTCTTGCCGATGGATGGAAACAATATTACTGGGAACCGATGAAAGCCTATCTTAAAAAATAA